The proteins below come from a single Anguilla rostrata isolate EN2019 chromosome 3, ASM1855537v3, whole genome shotgun sequence genomic window:
- the urp1 gene encoding urotensin-related peptide 1: MLSCALLYLLAVVCTARRTHALPLYTGTNLVPQEDVNQLLEVEMEERGNAEAGDQRVVKDMSPYLLQLERDRDNWTKDVKDPSQQEKMSNMVDYIKTAVLKMAAADNLRSQGLRRSDGSPKTNKRACFWKYCVTN, translated from the exons ATGCTGTCCTGTGCCCTGCTCTACCTTTTGGCCGTGGTCTGCACTGCAAGGAGAACCCATGCTTTACCGCTGTACACTGGCACAAACTTAGTGCCGCAGGAAG ATGTGAACCAGCTGCTGGAGGTGGAAATGGAAGAGAGGGGGAATGCTGAAGCAGGGGACCAGAGGGTGGTGAAAGACATGTCCCCCTACCTGCTAcagctggagagagacagagacaactGGACTAAAG ATGTTAAAGATCCTTCACAGCAGGAGAAAATGAGCAACATG GTGGATTATATTAAGACAGCTGTGCTGAAGATGGCTGCCGCCGACAACCTACGCTCCCAGGGCCTTCGTCGGTCCGACGGCTCACCGAAGACCAACAAAAGGG CTTGCTTCTGGAAGTACTGTGTAACAAACTGA
- the clic2 gene encoding chloride intracellular channel protein 2 → MAFRPSKEPNIELFIKAGADGENVGNCPFCQRLFMVLWLKGVKFTVTTVDMKKKPAELKDLAPGTNPPFLLYNGELKTDFIKIEEFLEQTLAPPRYPSLSPLNKDSFNVGADIFAKFSAFIKNSPTNSFHEKALLREFHRLDNYLNSPLPEEIDHNSTEDILVSSRKYLDGNRLTLADCNLLPKLHVIKVAAKKYCDFDIPEQFTGVWRYLRNAYEREEFSHTCPANVEIERAYLDVASQRK, encoded by the exons ATGGCTTTCAGACCCAGCAAAGAACCAAATATTGAACTTTTTATAAAG GCTGGGGCAGATGGCGAAAATGTGGGTAACTGCCCCTTCTGTCAGAGACTCTTCATGGTGCTGTGGTTAAAAGGAGTCAAGTTCACTGTGACCACCGTCGACATGAAAAA GAAACCAGCAGAACTCAAAGACCTGGCCCCTGGGACCAACCCTCCTTTCCTGCTGTACAATGGGGAACTCAAGACTGACTTCATCAAGATAGAGGAGTTCCTGGAGCAGACGCTGGCCCCACCCAG GTACCCCAGCCTCAGTCCACTGAACAAGGACTCTTTCAATGTCGGAGCTGATATTTTTGCCAAGTTCTCTGCTTTCATCAAAAACAGCCCCACCAACAGCT TTCATGAGAAGGCCCTGCTACGAGAGTTCCACCGGTTGGACAACTACCTGAACTCCCCACTCCCAGAGGAGATAGACCACAACTCCACAGAGGACATCCTCGTCTCCAGCAGGAAGTATCTGGATGGAAATCGCCTTACACTGGCCGACTGTAACCTGCTGCCCAAGCTTCACGTCATCAAG gTCGCAGCCAAGAAGTACTGTGACTTTGACATCCCTGAGCAATTCACGGGTGTATGGAGGTACCTGCGTAATGCATATGAGAGGGAGGAGTTCAGCCACACCTGTCCGGCCAACGTGGAGATTGAGAGGGCTTATCTGGATGTGGCCAGCCAGAGGAAATGA